The genomic region CACTATACTGAAACATCGGGCTTCAAAATATCAAGAGACGTAATTTTGCTCAACAAAATATACAACTATCTGGATGAAGGGAGATTGCACCTTGCAAGCCCCTTTGTTATTGAATCTGGATTCACAAAATCTTAAGAGCATTCGAAAAAATTTTAGAAGAGTTTGACGTAGTAATTGTAGAAGGAACCGGACACCCGGGTGTCGGTTCCTGTATTAACCTCTCCAATGCAGCTGTTGCCAGAATGCTTAACGCAAATACCCTTCTCGTTCTGGAAGGTGGAATAGGTAACACTATTGACAATTATAACCTTGCTAAATCGGTCTTTAAGAGTGCTGGCTGGCCTATAGATGCGGTTATTATTAACAAAGTGAGGAAAGAAAAATACGCTGAGGTAGATAGAACGCTGAAGAAATTTTTCCGAGGAGAGGATGTATATTACTTAGGAACGATTCCATTTGTGCAGGAACTCTCAATGCCCTCCCTAAGACTTATATGCGATACTATTGAAGGCGATATACTCCAAAGAGAGGATCTTTTAAAGGGAAAGGTGAGCAACCTTTTAATGGCAATAAACGAACCCCACATTTTCTTAGAGGAAATTGAAAAGAGCAAAGAGGAGAACCTGATTCTTACAACGGGAGACAGAGAAGACATCTTGATGGCCATTTACGCCATTTACAACCAAATGAAAACAAAAATTAAAGCCCTCATCGTCTCTTCCATACCTCCCCACGAAAGGATTATAAACCTTTACAAGGAACTACCTTTACCCATCGTATTCACCAGAAACAGCATATTTAAAACCGCGAGTCTAATTTCGGGTATAACTGTGAAGATAGACCCATACGAGAGTGAAAAAATCAAAACCCTACAGAGTCTCTTTGATGAATTCATTGAAGATAGCCAGCTCAAACGTTTTGTTAACCTTGCCACAAGAAAGGTAGAAAGGCGAGGCTTCAAGGAAAGCGTTGGTAAATTCTTCGGGTTCCTTAGGGACATTTTCAAAGGATGATAATTCCTGAAAGACTTGGAAAATACCGGATTATTGAATTTCTCGGTTCTGGTTCCTTTGGCTCTGTTTACTACGCCGAAGATACGCTATTAAAAAAACCCGTAGCAATCAAAGTTCAAACAGCAAGAGCAGAAAAAAGCAAAGAATTAATTGAAGAAGCAAGGACACTATTTGAGTTAAACCACGAGAACATAGTAAGATTTTTCAACATAGAAATCATTGATGACAAGATTGTCCTCGTAATGGAGCCGGTGCGTGGACAGACTCTCAGAGATGTAATCGAAGGGCAAGCACCCTTAAAGGTCGAAGATGCGTTAAA from bacterium harbors:
- a CDS encoding AAA family ATPase produces the protein MRKTVLFIASSGRNVGKTSVSIGLFNYFKERNKKVAFIKPVAQHYTETSGFKISRDVILLNKIYNYLDEGRLHLASPFVIESGFTKS
- a CDS encoding AAA family ATPase — translated: MLEEFDVVIVEGTGHPGVGSCINLSNAAVARMLNANTLLVLEGGIGNTIDNYNLAKSVFKSAGWPIDAVIINKVRKEKYAEVDRTLKKFFRGEDVYYLGTIPFVQELSMPSLRLICDTIEGDILQREDLLKGKVSNLLMAINEPHIFLEEIEKSKEENLILTTGDREDILMAIYAIYNQMKTKIKALIVSSIPPHERIINLYKELPLPIVFTRNSIFKTASLISGITVKIDPYESEKIKTLQSLFDEFIEDSQLKRFVNLATRKVERRGFKESVGKFFGFLRDIFKG